The following proteins are encoded in a genomic region of Peromyscus maniculatus bairdii isolate BWxNUB_F1_BW_parent chromosome 12, HU_Pman_BW_mat_3.1, whole genome shotgun sequence:
- the Timmdc1 gene encoding complex I assembly factor TIMMDC1, mitochondrial has translation MEAPPPAPRSLLCRAWGPLPRVLAAGAVAADSQGFVEDRELQPYVSEPGSPESGWDRLRQLFVKDEQQRIPKDVEYICRAAISAGIIGWAYGGIPAFIYAKKRYIEQSQAEIYHNRFDAVQNAHRAATRGFIRYGWRWSWRTAVFVTIFNTVNTGLTVYRNKNSLSHFVIAGAVTGGLFRVNLGMRGLVAGGLIGALLGTPMGGLLMALQKYCDETVQERRQKDQKASREQKLEEWKRKLQVTELLPEEIESGLEKVRPEEDVQRIEELMNLPRNPSSPDKHNQD, from the exons ATGGAGGCGCCGCCGCCCGCGCCCCGCAGCCTCCTTTGCCGGGCCTGGGGTCCTCTGCCCCGAGTCTTGGCTGCCGGTGCTGTGGCTGCGGATTCCCAGGGCTTTGTGGAGGATCGGGAGCTGCAGCCCTATGTCTCGGAACCCGGTTCCCCGGAATCCGGATGGGACCGCCTCCGGCAGCTGTTTGTCAAAGA TGAACAGCAGAGAATTCCGAAGGATGTTGAGTATATCTGCAGGGCAGCTATTTCAGCAGGCATCATTGGCTGGGCATATGGAGGGATACCTGCTTTTATTTATGCTAAAAAGCGCTACATTGAGCAGAGTCAAGCGGAGATTTATCATAACCGCTTTGATGCTGTG caAAATGCACACCGAGCTGCCACGAGGGGTTTCATTCGGTATGGCTGGCGATGGAGCTGGAGAACTGCAGTGTTTGTGACTATATTCAA cacaGTGAACACTGGACTAACTGTGTATCGAAATAAAAATTCTTTGAGCCATTTTGTCATTGCTGGAG CTGTCACAGGAGGTCTTTTCAGAGTAAACTTAGGTATGCGAGGCCTGGTGGCTGGTGGTCTAATTGGAGCTTTGTTGGG CACGCCTATGGGAGGCCTGCTGATGGCACTTCAGAAGTACTGTGATGAGACCGTtcaggagaggagacagaaggaccAAAAGGCTTCCCGTGAGCAGAAACTGGAAGAGTG GAAAAGAAAACTGCAAGTCACCGAGCTCCTCCCTGAGGAGATAGAAAGTGGTCTAGAGAAGGTTCGCCCTGAGGAAGATGTTCAGAGAATCGAGGAGCTGATGAACCTTCCTAGGAACCCTTCTTCACCAGATAAACACAACCAGGACTGA